From the Candida dubliniensis CD36 chromosome 2, complete sequence genome, the window TAGATTTTGtgagttttattttttcttccaacTATCCAAAAATGATTCATCTCATTGCAAaaggaaattgaaaaaaaaaaaaaatatatatatatatactgaGTTAACTTTTGATCTTATTGTACACCATCAAGCctacaaagaaaaaaaaaaaacaacatgAAATTCCTAACTACCAATTTTGTCAAATGTGCTGTAAAAGGTTGTCAATCATCTTTAGATTCTTTCCCATTAAAATATGAAGAATGTCAATTAGtacaagaagaacaagattATAATCCAGAATTCATTGTTCATATGTTAGATAGATTAGATTGGAATGCTATAATACAAGTTGCCAAAGATTTAGGAAATGAATCATTACCACCAACCAAACCAGAAGATTTAGATCCTATTATGGAAGATAATCAAGCTATTTTAAAAGATTTACATACTTTATTGGTGGAAACACAAATCATTGAAGGGAAAATGATTTGTAAAAATTGTCAacatatttattatattaaaaattcCATACCTAATTTCCTTTTACCACCTCATTTAACTAATTAAAGATATTATTACAGAAATGTATTATATTGTTCTGGTACAATGGTTTTCACTTTCCCAGTTTTAATATACgattcaatattatcaacaaccCAACTTTCCATATTTCTAATTGCTTCAACAGTATATGTACCCATATGTGGTAAACTGACAACTTGAGGTAAATCatataattttgatgataCTTGAGGTTCATGTTCAAACACATCAGCACCAAATGAACCAATTTTACctgattttattaaatcagGAAGcactttttcatcaataactGCACCTCTAGCtgtattaataataataactccatctttcattttctcTACAATggatgatttattaataagATGTGTTGTATGAACATTTAATGGGACACTTACAATAATGATATCTGATTGATTAAACAATTCATCCATACTAAGATACTCTGCCCCAGCTTCTAATTCTTTAGACAATTTATTTCTATTGTGATAAACTATTTTACTAAATCCAAATGGTTTTAATCTATCTCTAATGGCTCTACCAATACCACCCATTCCCAATATCCCGACAATTTTATCTTCAGGACTATGAcctattgaaaaagaatgggaacttttctttttaaattgaGGCCATGCTCCAGTAACTAACATGTTATGACCCATTTGAAAATTCCTCATACATGATAAAACCAAATATATTGCTGTGTCAGCAGTAGGACTTTCTACAGGAATAGTAACATTAGAAATTTGTACACCTATTTTAGTGAAAGGAATCACATCAATTTGATCATATCCTGCTCCACAATGATTAATAGTTTTCAATGTAATTGGCATATATTTAGctaattcattatcaaattttccTGTTTGTTTAATTGAGGCAAATGTTCGAGAAATATTGGTGATatctttatatttgttttgtaaaTCATAAATGAATTCTTCACGATTGGTTGATTgacaatcaattatttcaGCAATTTTACTCAATTCATCCCATTTGTGTTGGGCATAATGAGTGATGCCCAATCTCAACACTTTTGGTTTGATTGTTctagtggtggtggtggtggtggtggtggtagtagtcATGATTGTACGTGTTGATAGTTTAAAAATTGACATTCTATGGATGAGATATGAAGAATATTTATGCAATTTCTTGATAGAGGTATTCTAACTTTAATTTGGCAAGTTAAGAATGGCCCCAGTTTCTTATATTAAATGTACACAGAGAGAGTGAGTTAGTGAGTGTGAGTGTGTATGTTTGTGGGGTGGGAGAAGACAGAAAATTAGGGCGCGTCTGTCTGTCACACCCCCCCTCAAATGTACGGATGCGagtaattatatttttttttttttatttttctggCCGTCCACCCACCCACCCACCAATTACTTTTTCGTTTGAGGGCGCGCACTTTTTACacatctttttttttttttgttttatttggGCTTACTTATTTTTTCACCATAAATTCTCGTTtcactaaaaaaaaaatttatcattaatcTCATCGCAAATCATCATTCAATCCTCTATCCAACTACATCATTCATGACAGATCAATTCACAGACCATATTTACACATCCTATATCACTTCTACCCTCTCATCAGTTGAGACTAATCATTTACCCATTAATACACTCACTGATAAAATCAATCTCCCGATTGGCCACCCGgaatcaatcaaaatttCTCAATTCCAGATTGTGTTGAATGGACTCGTATCAAATACATCTCGATTAGATAATAATGCATGtaacaatttaattattgcTATATTACGCTATAACTGGTTAGACATCACAGACCCTCTTTTTGCAAAAGCATATTCCCGCTTTCTTATCACGCTAGTATCAACTTTCCCGAAATACCTCCATGAAGTACTCAACAAATTAACTCACGAATTCACTTCTCCAAACACATCCCAACACCATCAAATCCTTGCCCAAATCATTACCTACATCCCTACATCAATCAACTCACTCCCCCAGTTTTTTAAGAAAAATTTCCCCCATCACATATCTTCGACCACTACCGAACTAACCAACTATGTGCAGAACCTCGTCAAGGTCTTAGACTACTCCCCTGAGTTACAATTCCCCATATATCAACTCATCATTGAAGTTAGCATAAAACTAGATGTTGAACTTCAAAACCAACTCGATGAGGATGAGGAAGAGATTGAGGATCTTCTCGATGACCCTGACTTGGGATTATCGAAACTCGACAACATCATTAgtatattattgaattgcACTTCTCCTCATTTCACCATCGATCAATTAAATAGTGGTCAGGGAATCACTCTATTCAACACTATCACTTCCCTCTTCAAGTCCCATATCTTGCCCACCCATTTTACTAA encodes:
- a CDS encoding subunit of an adoMet-dependent tRNA methyltransferase complex, putative (Similar to S. cerevisiae TRM112), whose translation is MKFLTTNFVKCAVKGCQSSLDSFPLKYEECQLVQEEQDYNPEFIVHMLDRLDWNAIIQVAKDLGNESLPPTKPEDLDPIMEDNQAILKDLHTLLVETQIIEGKMICKNCQHIYYIKNSIPNFLLPPHLTN
- a CDS encoding 2-hydroxyacid dehydrogenase, putative; amino-acid sequence: MSIFKLSTRTIMTTTTTTTTTTTRTIKPKVLRLGITHYAQHKWDELSKIAEIIDCQSTNREEFIYDLQNKYKDITNISRTFASIKQTGKFDNELAKYMPITLKTINHCGAGYDQIDVIPFTKIGVQISNVTIPVESPTADTAIYLVLSCMRNFQMGHNMLVTGAWPQFKKKSSHSFSIGHSPEDKIVGILGMGGIGRAIRDRLKPFGFSKIVYHNRNKLSKELEAGAEYLSMDELFNQSDIIIVSVPLNVHTTHLINKSSIVEKMKDGVIIINTARGAVIDEKVLPDLIKSGKIGSFGADVFEHEPQVSSKLYDLPQVVSLPHMGTYTVEAIRNMESWVVDNIESYIKTGKVKTIVPEQYNTFS
- a CDS encoding RNA polymerase I-specific transcription initiation factor, putative (Similar to S. cerevisiae RRN3), whose translation is MTDQFTDHIYTSYITSTLSSVETNHLPINTLTDKINLPIGHPESIKISQFQIVLNGLVSNTSRLDNNACNNLIIAILRYNWLDITDPLFAKAYSRFLITLVSTFPKYLHEVLNKLTHEFTSPNTSQHHQILAQIITYIPTSINSLPQFFKKNFPHHISSTTTELTNYVQNLVKVLDYSPELQFPIYQLIIEVSIKLDVELQNQLDEDEEEIEDLLDDPDLGLSKLDNIISILLNCTSPHFTIDQLNSGQGITLFNTITSLFKSHILPTHFTKSIQFILFHITQYQPELADSFLVLLIDVAFNPAETLEIRLKSIQYLSSYIARAKNLSSHQITFIVSYLVGWLNKFIIEREQEVHLGGMERFKLFYSTFQALLYIFCFRHELLITSTTTTTKFFQRAILTKFNPLKFCDETVVHIFAKLATRLNVCYCYSIIEHNKRERMLQTTGLPSAVANFKQKQEFLDLEAYFPFDPLVLPISKSIVAPNYIEWSDVNPEEDSESESDSDDTI